AGACATTTAGAACAGAAAATTATAGAGGGGGGTGAGTCCATAGAAATTAGTGCAGAGGATTTCAAAAGCACAGGATTGGAGGTTTCTACTAGTGTCTGGCCAGAAGCCAGATGGTTTAATTGAAACATATTTTTCTCCAGGTCACCTTTTCCGTGTTTTAATTTAGACAAtagcaaccacacacacacacgcacgcacgcacgcacgcacgcacgcacgcacgcacgcacgcacgcacgcacgcacgcacgcacgcacgcacacacacacacacacacacacacacacacacacacacacacacacacatggctgCATAAGGACATTAAAATGTTATCCTGCTGTCCACCTGTTGTTGGTTCTTTCCTGTATGATGGCAATGTTAAGACACTAGATACAAATACATTGCATTGCATTAAAACCTCTAGAAAGATGAATGCTTCCATTTCCCACACTGATGGAGGAAATGAAGGCACACAAGAGCAATGACATTacattcagaactctgctggTCCAGTCCTCACTCCCCAAGACCAACAAAGTGTTCCACAtgagtccagctctgaggtctttacactgcgGGTCCTTtagaggacagactttaaagttctgatgcagGTCTAAAAAGCTCtgatggtccaggaccagaacacatcacgacctcctgacccagtatgaaccttccagacccctcagttCATCTGGATCTTGTTTTTTAGAGTttccagagtcagaaccagacatggagaagctgcattcagcttctatgttccacatgtctggaacaaactcccagaagcctcagatcagctgaaacactcggTTTATTTAGATCCgggttgaagactcacctgttctcagctgcagtTGAATAAAGCTCTAAATCTGAAGTTTCAAACTTAATCATTTTCTAACTACTGATTTTAtcaatttttcttctttcttttttgtttaaattttaaatcgtgctttttatttatgtttaaatgtctttgtaaagcactttggatcaccttgttgttgaattgtgctttacggtagaaatacatttgccttgcctaCAAGCCCTATCAAAGATAAAATAACCACAAAATGGTTTGAATCTTAGCATGTCAGCTTAATGCAATATGAATCATGGATACAATTTTAAAATTGCTCTAACTCTACTTGGTTTTGGTCTTATTTTCTTCCAGCCATGAGACCAGACAGGTTGTGGCCTGCTCTGTCGAGCAATAACCCTTTAAAGAGAGTGATCCCCCCCCGCCCGCCCTGTGTCCAGCAGAGCACCCAGTGGAGTGCCTGCTCCCAGAGCTGCGGGTCTGGGGTCTCCACACGCGTCTCCAACCACAACCCTGCATGCAAACTGCAGATGGAAACTCGACTTTGCAAAGTGCGACCGTGCCATGCTTTTCACTCTGGCCCAAGGAAACCTATGGTGAGCTCCAACACTTTGTTCCTATGCCTACTACTGCATGTAAACTACATCCATATACTTTTTAGTAACTAGTAACTAGTAATTAGTAACTTTGGATTGtgctgaagaaaggaaagagaagaaaaggagtGTTTCAGACCAGCttctctagtctggtcctgcactactggccctaacatactaaagtttacactaactagaggtttactaacactaactaaaggtttactaacactaactagaggtttactaacactaactagaggtttactagacactaactagaggtttactaacactaactagaggtttactaacactaactagaggtttactaagactaactagaggtttactaaacactaactagaggtttactaacactaactagaggtttactaaacactaactagaggtttactaacactaactaaaggttaactaaacactaactagaggtttactaacactaactagaggtttactaaacactaactagaggtttactaacactaactagaggtttactaacactaactagaggtttactaacactaactaaaggtttactaacactaactagagttttactaacactaactagaggtttactaacactaactagaggtttactaacactaactaaaggtttactaacactaactagagttttactaacactaactaaaggtttactaaacactaactaaatgtttactaacactaactagaggtttactaacactaactagaggtttactaacactaactagaggtttactaagactaactagaggtttactaacactaactaaaggttaactaaacactaactagaggtttactaacactaactagaggtttactaaacactaactagaggtttactaacactaactagaggtttactaacactaactagaggtttactaacactaactaaaggtttactaaacactaactagaggtttagtagcactaactagaggtttactaaacactaactagaggtttactaacactaactagaggtttactaacactaactaaatgtttactaaacactaactaaatgtttactaacactaactagaggtttactaacactaactagaggtttactaaacactaactagaggtttaactagaggtttactaacactaactagaggtttactaaacactaactagaggtttactaacactaactagaggtttactaacactaactagaggtttactaacactaactagaggtttactaacactaactagaggtttactaaacactaactagaagtttactaaacactaactagaggtttactaaacactaactataggctttactaaacagaaatgttttaagtttagttttaaaggtggaggtggtgtcagcctccttaacccagattggaagttggttccatagtaatggtgcctgatagcagaagacccgtcctccaaatctctCTAGCTACTGGATAAAGCGTCCggattgtttatatgtttaattgGTACACGGTCTGTTGTCTGGCTTTCATTTGCTTtatgttcctttttctttttttggtgtctTGTAAGCCCACTCGGGCTGGGCACTTTATGTGCATGACACGTAAATAAAaacttcaatcaatcaaaaaaaatctacatttggatactctaggaactacgagtaaacctgcactctgagaacagagagctctgttcATAAGGTACTATCACTTGCAAATATCACAGAGCTAAGCTGTTTTGggttttatacgcaagtaatacaattttgaattggattctgaattttacgggtagccaattgAGAgatgctaacactggagagacgtggggcctgtactacgaagcaagttcaacatacccaggatatcttttccttatccagattcactaacccggacaattgcaatcacgctaagcggtcacacgacggtggttatcaactcggtatatcaacccaggtttctccaatctggatatgagcgcgtgcacataaaaggggcggtgttttcagcgcatgaccaatcgcaagcatggagaagtccgctgtcagagccgcttatttcagtagcgaagagcaaacaataattttacggaaatatgatgagtataggcatataatacaggcaaaaagcaacacagttgttgctgcaaaatgcaggaaagacagctggcaaaagatcgctgactgtataaatgtgtaagttcatagggatataaacatcactgccccatcattagggcataagtagatctgactataattacagttgtttattctgttaaatgcatgtgttgcttagatgtattcgtatggcgtgtatgacaattgtagcctcattccttcagctgcaaccccagcggagtgaaacgcacatgggagcaaataaaaaataaatataaaaacataagtcaaagcggtaagtaggctcactttcatatcttagaagtacaacaagtacaaggctttagtgtttctatcactctctgttttaggatgatatcagtatacaaaagcacaatgaaatagcattgacattacttgcagcaaacagaaaaaaaaatgacaagaagaagacaggagggtcccgttctcttcggagggatcctctcacgatccgcgcaccgagctccactggattctcttcgaaagggcatgccattttccaagagagctgattggtcagtgggcggtgcttttacacccggcgatctgtatctcgaacataacctgctccggagcaggttagctgttcagcataagttaccatggcgatgtaccccggtaagaagtgaaccaccgtcgtagtcctgaaaacccagggttaaacctgaagttacctcgctaaccccaaatcccgcttcgtagtacaggcccctggtctctcacgctgctgcattctggatcagctggagcctcttcagcaaattacttggacatcctgctaacaacacattacagtaatctagtctagaagatacaaacgcatgaactagtttttcttcaTCACTCTGCacgaggattttcctaatctttgtgatattacggaaatggaaaaatgatattttacaaacctgattaatataaaCGACAAATCCTTGTTGATAACAACACCAAGGCCTTACACGGTTGTACTGGAGGCCATCGCAAAACATCTAATCTGTTccaggcggggggggggggggggttggtcacaggccagcacgcagctcctgaagctccagcctgcaaacatgcacaaaagacaaaaaatgggggccagcacaagaaactacaggtacgatggacaaaaacgatagctatgagataattataataaataaaaatggaaaaggagaagagaggaagggtgaGAGggaccgcccagtggatcatgtcggtgcccccccctgcagcataggcctatagcagcatataaataatatattataaacttCAATTAAATCACGAGTcgtaacaataaaaacaaattggAGCATGCAGGATTTGCTCTACTCTGCCGTACAAAGCGATCAGCGGCATTCCTCACCTGAAGGGAATATATGTCCGGTACTCACATGGAGCAGCCCGCTAAAGCAAGCAAATGACTTGCAGGCCAAAAAAGGGACCAGCATTAAGCCGCTCTACCATTAACTGGGCCGGTAATACAAGAAACAGTGAAGAGAGACAACCAAAGCGCGAGGTCCCCAAACCAAAGCGGGAGGGAAAGTCGAGAGCAATATGGGCCCTTTTGATAGTATGCCCCCAGGTGGTGATTGGCTAAGCTGCAGCTTTTTATTAGGAACCAGCTGACACTCATCCTGCTATATTTGTAACTCAATATTCTGACATCTTTAACCTCAGTTATGAAATTGCTTGCTGATATTTTCTTGCTTACCTGTGATACATTCAAATGTGCTTAAATTCAGAGATCTAGTGGACCTTAAAACAGCACAAtttatgttcaaaatcaacaataaaaccCTTCCTGACAGTATTCAGCAGCTCTTCCAAAGCAGAGTTAGAAATATGTAGTCAGGGGAACATttatgttcaggaaaacaagaaccaacgttaaacaacaatgatctcagtgacaggagttaatctgtggaacagcttaaatacagaaatgaaaatatgtagcacgttattacatttcaaaatcccctataaatacaaaatgattaataaatataaaacaaagggataatacacataggcatgtacctatggacatgtgtgtgtgtgtgtgtgtgtgtgtgtgtgtgtgtgtgtgtgtgtgtgtatacatatgtatacaggtatatgtatatatatatgtatatatatatatatatatatatatatatatttgtgtgtatacaccaaaaattatatatgtttttttttgtatggcaCTGACGAATTGCACTTGTACTGGGAATTGAAAAGGACccataaactaaacaaaactaaaacctgTATGTGTTGTTTGTTCATGTGTTCCAGTGGGGCCAGCGAGGGGAATGTAAAGCCAGCTACACGTCACCTGGGCCCATCCGGCTGGTTCACCACAGCTGCTTCAGCATCCGGGCCTACCGGCTCCGCTACTGCGGCCAGTGCGCTGACTCCCACTGCTGCACGCCACGCCAAACGTCCACCGCTCAAGTGTCTTTCCGCTGCTCCACAGGCAGACTGTTCCAGCGAGCCGTGATGATGATCCATTCGTGTTTCTGTCATAACAACTGCCCCTATGCACCGTACACAAATCCTGCTCTCTGGGGGTACAGGCCTTGATCGGCACATGCACTAACTCACTGAGAGATGCAAAACCAAGTCGGGGAACGGTTCCATCCCATGGGAATCAACGTTGCCCAAAATCGACATTgatagaaaaaaatgaaatataaaaactTTGGCAGGTTTGGACTTTTACCTTTACACTTGGATGgacttttgtttaaaaaaaaatctatataagCCTACTTCTGCACTTTGGGGAAAAAATATTGAGCCagtttttgactgtttttaaaaatcaaaataattaggttaattgatcaaACTGTTCACTGTCAATACTTAGAGTACATTGCACACCTTACCAAAGAAGGGAAAACGTGGTTTACATTGGAACGGGAcagtagaaagaaaaaaaaaaaaaaaaaaaaaaggaagcagTGTAAGTTCTttactttctgtaatgcaattaaaaaaacaaaaatgtcatacattctggattcattacaaatcaactgaaatattgcaagccttttattattttaatattgctgattatggcttacagctcaaAAGCTACAAATCTTGGTAACAATATAGGAGCTCTTGCAACTATTTTGAAAGATGTGCACTGACTTGACTTTTGcagttcatcatcatcactcctTTAATTGGAGAGAGATTCACAACCCTACACTGTCTTGGATATCAAAAGCAGCATTTGAAAATTGCTACAAAGCATGACGGCTTTAAAGCCAGATGTTGACTTTTTCTAAATCGTCAAgctgaggttggagtttgtgttTCACAGTGTACTTGAGATGGAAACAGCTGAAGAGTCATTGCTCTTA
This is a stretch of genomic DNA from Cololabis saira isolate AMF1-May2022 chromosome 12, fColSai1.1, whole genome shotgun sequence. It encodes these proteins:
- the ccn5 gene encoding WNT1-inducible-signaling pathway protein 2 gives rise to the protein MERLQSDCVIALGALLCLAAQVLCQLCERPCLCPGAAPACPPGVPLVPDGCRCCKVCARQHGQPCTEMLPCDGQKGLQCDYSASFPGGPGECVGQEDLGCEVNGVSYQEGQSFQPSCDTYCHCRGGGLVCVPACPLDVRRPTPDCPNPQHVRLPGKCCREWVCENLDNTVIKDAITAMRPDRLWPALSSNNPLKRVIPPRPPCVQQSTQWSACSQSCGSGVSTRVSNHNPACKLQMETRLCKVRPCHAFHSGPRKPMWGQRGECKASYTSPGPIRLVHHSCFSIRAYRLRYCGQCADSHCCTPRQTSTAQVSFRCSTGRLFQRAVMMIHSCFCHNNCPYAPYTNPALWGYRP